The sequence below is a genomic window from Acetobacter vaccinii.
TGCACCCGCATGCGCTCACCCGCTGCATGCAGGGCCATTTCGGAATGGTCGGCAGCCTCTATCACCAGATGGCCGAATTTTTCGGCCAGGCTGACAAAATCCCCCTCGGGGTCAATAATGGCCTGCTGCACCATGCGGGCCGACTGCTCCAGCAGCCGCCGCAGCAGGTGGGATTTGCCAGAGCCGGAGTTGCCCTGCACCAAAAGTCGTGTGGCGAGCAGTTCGCCAAGGTCCATCTGTGCCGGGCCACCCCCCGGCACATCCCCCATCGTAATCATGCTGTTCATGGTGTGAGGGAATACCGCCTAGCCCCGCCTTCCTGCAACCAGTCCAGCACGCCATGGGCCGCAGCGCGCCCTGTGGCAAGGCAGGCGTGAAGCAGGTAACCGCCGGTCGGGGCTTCCCAGTCCAGCATTTCCCCCGCCACGAATACACCGGGCAATGCACGCAGCATGTAGCCTGGGGTACAGGCCTGCCAAGCCACCCCACCGGCTGAGGAAATAGCCCGCCCGATTGCCGCAGGAGCCCCCAGCACCACCGGAGTGGCTTTGATCCGCGCGGCAAGGGAGTGCGGGTTTTCAGGCAGCAGCCCACCCTCACGCAGCAGACCAATTGCTGCTGGCGACAGGCGGAGCGCCTTGCGGAGGCGGTTTGACAGGCTCTCCCGCGCGCGGGTGCTAGCCAGTCTGCTGGCCAGTTCCCCCACATCCATTTCGGGCCGCAAATCGCACAGCAGCGTAGCCTGTCCATGGGCCTGCACATGTGCCCGCACAGCAGCGGAAAGAGCGTAGAGCGCTCCGCCTTCCAGCCCTGTCTCGGTAACCATCAACTCCCCGCGCACCCGTTGACCACCAAAAGTCACAGCCACAGGTTTAAGGGGAGCACCAGCAAAACGCTGGCTAAAAAGGGACGACCACGCCACCGTAAACCCGCAGTTGGCGGGTTGCAGGGGGGCCACATCCACCCCGCGCGCCTGCAACAAGGACACCCAGCCACCCGTAGCCCCAAGCCGCGGCCAACTGCCGCCCCCCAGAGCCAACACCAGAGCTTCGGCCTCTATATCCTGAGGGGGGCCAGCATCGCGCGTGTTCTGCACGACAGGCTGGCCTTGTGTGTTCCATCCCAGCCAGCGGGTATTGGCCGACAGGTCCACCCCCAAGCCCCGCAGGCGCTCAAGCCACGCACGCAGCAAGGGGGACGCCTTCATGGCAACAGGAAAGACCCTGCCGGAAGACCCTGCAAAACTGTCCTGTCCCAGACCAGCCATCCACTGGCGGATATCCTCCGCCCGCCAGGCATCCAGCGCAGGCCGCAGCCAGTCTGCTGCCGGGCCATATCTGTCACATAAGGATGCATGCGATTCGGAATGGGTAATGTTCAACCCACCCCGCCCGGCCATCAGAAACTTGCGGCCAAAGCTGGGCATGGCGTCGCACACACGCACGGCACACCCTGCCTGAGCCAGAACCTCCGCCGCCGCCAGCCCCGCCGGGCCACCCCCGACGACACAGACGCGCGGAGCCACCATTACACCAGACGCACAGGCAACAGGGTCATGCCCCTGCCCTGCCAGCAGCCCGCACGGCCTGAGCCAGACCTTCGATCTGCTTCAAAACGCTAGGGAGTGTCTGCTCGGTTGCCTGCCCGTTGGCATCCAGCGTGCCTGCCAGAGTCGCCAGCAGGGCAGACGCCACAACAGCGCCATCCGCAATTGTTGCGGCCTCGGCAGCCTGTTCTGGCGTGCGTACACCAAACCCGATGGCAATCGGCAGGGATGTTGCCGCCCGCAAACGGGGGATAGCGGCGGACAGGTCCTGCGCGCTGGCCGAACGTGTACCCGTTATGCCGGTAATACTGACATAATAGACAAAGCCAGATGCATGAGAGAGCACATAGGCCAAGCGCTCATCCGTCGTTGTCGGGGCCACAAGGCGGATGATGTCCAGCCCGGCCTGCGCGGCTGGAGCCTCCAACACATCGGCTTCCTCGGGCGGCAGATCAACAAGGATGATCCCGTCCACACCCGCGGCTACGGCATCCGTGCAAAAACGCTCGTAACCATAGGCCTCCACCGGATTGACGTATCCCATCAGGATAACCGGCGTTGCCTCATCCGTCCGGCGGAACTCCGCCACCATGGACAGGACACCCGCCAGTGTCGCACCAGCCCGCAGACCGCGCAGGGCAGCCGCCTGGATGACCGGACCATCTGCCGATGGGTCGGAAAACGGCATGCCAATTTCGATCAGGTCCGCCCCGGCGGCGGGCATGGCCTGAAACAACGCCTGTGATGTTGCCAGATCGGGGTCAAAAGCTTCCAGATACGGGATAAGGGCACCACGCCCCTGGG
It includes:
- the trpA gene encoding tryptophan synthase subunit alpha, producing MSRIAARFQALAAQGRGALIPYLEAFDPDLATSQALFQAMPAAGADLIEIGMPFSDPSADGPVIQAAALRGLRAGATLAGVLSMVAEFRRTDEATPVILMGYVNPVEAYGYERFCTDAVAAGVDGIILVDLPPEEADVLEAPAAQAGLDIIRLVAPTTTDERLAYVLSHASGFVYYVSITGITGTRSASAQDLSAAIPRLRAATSLPIAIGFGVRTPEQAAEAATIADGAVVASALLATLAGTLDANGQATEQTLPSVLKQIEGLAQAVRAAGRAGA
- a CDS encoding TIGR03862 family flavoprotein is translated as MVAPRVCVVGGGPAGLAAAEVLAQAGCAVRVCDAMPSFGRKFLMAGRGGLNITHSESHASLCDRYGPAADWLRPALDAWRAEDIRQWMAGLGQDSFAGSSGRVFPVAMKASPLLRAWLERLRGLGVDLSANTRWLGWNTQGQPVVQNTRDAGPPQDIEAEALVLALGGGSWPRLGATGGWVSLLQARGVDVAPLQPANCGFTVAWSSLFSQRFAGAPLKPVAVTFGGQRVRGELMVTETGLEGGALYALSAAVRAHVQAHGQATLLCDLRPEMDVGELASRLASTRARESLSNRLRKALRLSPAAIGLLREGGLLPENPHSLAARIKATPVVLGAPAAIGRAISSAGGVAWQACTPGYMLRALPGVFVAGEMLDWEAPTGGYLLHACLATGRAAAHGVLDWLQEGGARRYSLTP